A region of Streptomyces paludis DNA encodes the following proteins:
- a CDS encoding S8 family serine peptidase produces the protein MRRPTGYRAGGYRASVIAVAVALAAGTVTGAVAAPPDGVRGLGQQGAGAGKAGEAGQMSGSRKATVTLITGDRVDVDAKGRVTSVRPGAGREHIPVSVRSLGDRTYVIPADAVRLVGNGTVDRRLFDVTRLIEDGLDDAAREKLPLIVAHPKGAARAKLKAAAKSDVVEAGATVERNLPALNGEAVSVPKDDASEVWDALTAETTQPDTAQFRAAAPGISRVWLDGRRQVNLDRSTAQIGAPAAWEAGYDGDGVKVAVIDTGVDETHPDLAGAEIEEKDFSDEGDVVDYIGHGTHVASTIAGSGARASGAKASGVYKGVAPGAKILDAKVFDSDGYASDSGILAAMQWAADRGAKVANMSLGSYDTPETDPLEEAVESLSASSGILFVVSAGNDGPGARTIGSPGSAPAALTVGAVDRDDSIAGFSSTGPTAVNALKPDITAPGVDIVAARAAHAAIGTPASDGYLSMSGTSMAAPHVAGAAAIVAQRHPDWSGERIKQALTSSAVGNPGLRAYQQGNGRADVAKALAQTVVTEQTSVDFGLQRWSPAGSDPVTKSITYRNDGTEAVTLDLRPEALGPDGKPAPDGMFTVGAERITVQPGATARVALTANTRAADGYGDFSGAVVATATSGATATEGAEATSGATATEGAEATSGAKAATSGQSVRTAFGVIREEESYDVTMDLIDENGAPAQAMPTFISLGTPGHYQQWTETGRIEVRVPKGEYLVDAPVFTPGNSGGMRAAQLVQQRLAVTGDTRVVFDARDAKPFAITAPKATEEGGGTVAWYRERESGGGEFGRIMTDSLAGLSAASVGDSVNKEFQAQVSATRRAGTDQYTLLYTRDGRMFDGLTHQAKRSELAVITADMGVSAKNKVGAVHPMWSNHVMGIGSLTVALFPLPVSSKQYVTTPPGYRWSFGAGQVPADEEYIGSNEVLFDPAAQRTYKAGKSYGITLNVGVFSPTMREGVAARVADLALICAPVYSDHEGRPGYTRGAENSTVMTADDKTVYEGDNPECAFATGLPAASAAYTLRTESSRGTDIAGVSTRVQAAWTFRSASPGDKQVDLPLSTLTFAPKLNLASEAAAGAKLTVPLAVDGYAAGVGVASLEVEASYDGGKTWVKAPVTTKDGERTVTLKHPASATSVSLKGALTDTEGNGYEVTITDAYLLK, from the coding sequence ATGCGCAGACCCACTGGATACCGCGCGGGCGGATACCGCGCGAGTGTTATCGCCGTCGCGGTGGCGCTCGCCGCTGGAACGGTGACCGGAGCCGTTGCCGCGCCGCCCGATGGTGTCCGCGGCTTAGGGCAGCAGGGGGCCGGTGCGGGAAAGGCGGGCGAGGCCGGTCAGATGTCCGGCTCGCGCAAGGCCACCGTCACCCTGATCACCGGTGACCGCGTCGACGTGGACGCGAAGGGGCGGGTGACCTCCGTACGGCCCGGCGCGGGCCGTGAGCACATCCCCGTGTCGGTGCGGAGCCTTGGCGACCGTACGTACGTGATCCCCGCCGACGCCGTGCGGCTGGTCGGCAACGGCACGGTCGACCGGCGCCTGTTCGATGTGACCCGGCTGATCGAGGACGGCCTCGACGACGCCGCCCGCGAGAAGCTGCCGCTGATCGTCGCCCACCCCAAGGGCGCCGCGCGGGCGAAGTTGAAGGCCGCGGCGAAGTCGGACGTCGTGGAGGCCGGGGCGACGGTGGAGCGCAACCTCCCCGCGCTGAACGGCGAAGCCGTCTCCGTACCGAAGGACGACGCCTCGGAGGTGTGGGACGCGCTCACCGCAGAGACGACACAGCCCGACACCGCGCAGTTCCGCGCCGCCGCCCCCGGCATCAGCCGCGTATGGCTGGACGGCCGCCGCCAGGTGAACCTGGACAGGAGTACGGCCCAGATCGGCGCGCCCGCGGCCTGGGAGGCCGGTTACGACGGCGACGGTGTGAAGGTCGCGGTCATCGACACCGGGGTGGACGAGACCCACCCGGACCTGGCGGGCGCCGAGATCGAGGAGAAGGACTTCTCCGACGAGGGCGACGTCGTCGACTACATCGGGCACGGCACCCACGTCGCCTCCACCATCGCGGGCAGCGGCGCCAGGGCCAGTGGCGCCAAGGCCAGCGGCGTCTACAAGGGCGTCGCGCCAGGGGCGAAGATCCTCGACGCCAAGGTCTTCGACTCCGACGGGTACGCCAGCGACTCGGGCATCCTCGCCGCCATGCAGTGGGCGGCCGACCGGGGCGCCAAGGTGGCGAACATGAGCCTGGGCTCGTACGACACCCCGGAGACCGACCCGCTGGAAGAGGCGGTCGAGTCGCTCTCCGCGAGCAGCGGCATCCTGTTCGTCGTCTCGGCGGGCAACGACGGGCCCGGCGCCAGGACCATCGGGTCGCCCGGCAGCGCGCCCGCCGCGCTCACGGTCGGCGCGGTGGACCGTGACGACAGCATCGCCGGTTTCTCCAGCACCGGCCCGACCGCCGTCAACGCCCTGAAGCCGGACATCACCGCGCCCGGCGTGGACATCGTCGCGGCCAGGGCCGCCCACGCGGCCATCGGCACCCCGGCATCGGACGGCTATCTCTCCATGAGCGGTACGTCAATGGCGGCGCCGCATGTCGCGGGCGCGGCGGCCATCGTCGCGCAGCGGCACCCGGACTGGAGCGGTGAGCGGATCAAGCAGGCGCTCACCTCCTCCGCCGTCGGCAACCCCGGGCTGCGGGCCTACCAGCAGGGCAACGGCCGGGCGGATGTGGCGAAGGCCCTCGCGCAGACGGTCGTGACCGAACAGACGTCGGTCGACTTCGGGTTGCAGCGCTGGTCGCCGGCCGGTTCCGACCCGGTGACGAAGAGCATCACCTACCGCAACGACGGCACCGAGGCGGTCACCCTCGATCTGCGGCCGGAGGCGCTCGGGCCGGACGGCAAGCCCGCGCCGGACGGGATGTTCACGGTCGGCGCCGAGCGGATCACCGTCCAGCCCGGCGCCACCGCGCGCGTCGCGCTGACCGCGAACACCCGGGCCGCCGACGGGTACGGCGACTTCTCCGGCGCGGTGGTGGCGACGGCCACCTCGGGCGCGACGGCCACCGAAGGCGCGGAGGCCACCTCGGGCGCGACGGCCACCGAAGGCGCGGAGGCCACCTCGGGCGCGAAGGCCGCCACGAGCGGCCAGAGCGTGCGGACCGCCTTCGGCGTCATCCGCGAAGAGGAGTCCTACGACGTCACGATGGACCTGATCGACGAGAACGGCGCGCCGGCCCAGGCGATGCCCACGTTCATCAGCCTCGGCACCCCGGGCCACTACCAGCAGTGGACCGAGACCGGCCGGATCGAGGTCCGGGTCCCCAAGGGCGAGTATCTGGTGGACGCCCCGGTCTTCACCCCGGGGAACAGCGGCGGGATGCGGGCCGCGCAGCTCGTGCAGCAGCGCCTCGCCGTCACCGGTGACACCCGGGTCGTCTTCGACGCGCGGGACGCCAAGCCGTTCGCCATCACCGCCCCGAAGGCCACCGAGGAAGGCGGCGGTACGGTCGCCTGGTACCGCGAACGGGAGAGCGGCGGCGGCGAGTTCGGCCGGATCATGACGGACTCGCTGGCCGGGCTCTCGGCGGCCTCGGTCGGCGACAGCGTGAACAAGGAGTTCCAGGCGCAGGTCAGCGCCACCCGGCGGGCGGGCACGGATCAGTACACCCTGCTCTACACCCGTGACGGCCGTATGTTCGACGGCCTCACGCACCAGGCCAAGCGGAGCGAACTCGCCGTGATCACCGCGGACATGGGGGTCTCGGCGAAGAACAAGGTCGGCGCGGTCCACCCGATGTGGTCCAACCACGTCATGGGCATCGGCTCCCTGACCGTCGCCCTGTTCCCGCTTCCCGTCAGCTCGAAGCAGTACGTCACCACCCCGCCCGGCTACCGGTGGAGCTTCGGCGCCGGACAGGTCCCCGCCGACGAGGAGTACATCGGTTCGAACGAGGTGCTCTTCGATCCCGCGGCACAGCGGACGTACAAGGCGGGGAAGTCGTACGGGATCACGCTCAACGTGGGGGTCTTCAGCCCGACCATGCGGGAGGGAGTCGCGGCACGGGTCGCGGACCTCGCGCTGATCTGCGCTCCGGTCTACTCCGACCACGAGGGCCGTCCCGGATACACCCGGGGGGCCGAGAACAGCACCGTGATGACGGCGGACGACAAGACGGTGTACGAGGGGGACAACCCCGAGTGCGCCTTCGCCACGGGTCTGCCCGCCGCGTCCGCCGCGTACACGCTGCGCACCGAGTCGTCGCGCGGCACCGACATCGCCGGGGTCAGCACCCGGGTCCAGGCCGCCTGGACATTCCGGTCCGCGTCGCCCGGGGACAAGCAGGTGGATCTGCCGCTCTCCACCCTGACCTTCGCGCCGAAGCTGAACCTGGCCAGCGAGGCCGCCGCGGGCGCGAAGCTGACGGTTCCGCTGGCCGTCGACGGCTACGCGGCCGGCGTGGGCGTCGCATCCCTTGAGGTCGAGGCGTCCTACGACGGTGGCAAGACCTGGGTGAAGGCCCCGGTCACCACCAAGGACGGCGAGCGTACGGTCACGCTGAAGCACCCGGCGTCGGCCACGTCGGTCTCGCTCAAGGGCGCGCTGACGGACACCGAGGGCAACGGCTACGAGGTGACCATCACGGACGCGTACCTGCTGAAGTAG